The following coding sequences are from one Streptomyces sp. NBC_01485 window:
- a CDS encoding 3'-5' exonuclease: MWHTGRLAGFDTESTGVNVEADRIVTACIVEVGGSTPPLPANWMINPGVDIPEQATAVHGITTERARAEGQDPAEGVAQIVAGLTQIVLAGTPVVIMNAPYDLTLLDREARRYGIKTLSDTVGGDLRVVDPRVIDKAVDTYRPGKRTLTHLCAHYGVKLDGAHSADADAVAACRVAWRLGQQYPKLAALSLDELHKTQVEWHAAWAADFQAHLRGKGKTDVIDGSWPLIPQQRDGGAA; encoded by the coding sequence ATGTGGCACACAGGCCGACTGGCCGGCTTCGATACGGAGTCGACTGGCGTCAACGTCGAGGCGGACCGCATCGTCACCGCCTGCATCGTCGAGGTCGGCGGTAGCACGCCGCCGCTACCCGCGAACTGGATGATCAACCCGGGCGTCGACATCCCGGAGCAAGCCACCGCCGTACACGGCATCACCACCGAGCGCGCTCGGGCGGAAGGCCAGGACCCCGCCGAGGGCGTCGCGCAGATCGTGGCCGGACTGACGCAGATCGTCCTCGCCGGAACGCCCGTCGTCATCATGAACGCCCCCTACGACCTGACCCTGTTGGACCGGGAGGCCCGCAGGTACGGCATCAAGACCCTGTCCGACACGGTCGGCGGCGACCTGCGGGTCGTAGACCCCCGCGTCATCGACAAGGCCGTCGACACCTACCGGCCTGGGAAGCGGACGCTGACCCACCTCTGCGCCCACTACGGGGTCAAACTCGACGGCGCGCACTCGGCGGACGCCGACGCCGTGGCCGCCTGCCGGGTCGCGTGGCGGTTGGGCCAGCAGTATCCGAAGCTCGCCGCGCTCAGCCTGGACGAACTCCACAAGACGCAGGTCGAGTGGCATGCGGCCTGGGCTGCGGACTTCCAGGCGCATCTACGGGGCAAGGGCAAGACGGACGTCATCGACGGTTCGTGGCCGCTGATCCCGCAGCAGCGTGACGGCGGTGCGGCATGA
- a CDS encoding helix-turn-helix domain-containing protein, producing MTDATPPLRQRFGAVVLAAAERAGYTGHGRNAKFARATGMTESSVSRMFNGQAIPDPGFFEPIADAAGIHPTVLFVESGLMSRESLQSLSETDRSQVGSALTPEEAADGLGIQGDVDREFFYATVERLKRYEAEDAERRASRGGTAAQM from the coding sequence ATGACCGATGCGACCCCCCCACTGCGGCAGCGATTCGGTGCTGTCGTCCTGGCAGCCGCCGAGCGTGCCGGCTATACCGGCCACGGCCGCAATGCCAAGTTCGCGCGAGCCACCGGCATGACCGAGAGCAGCGTTAGTCGCATGTTCAACGGACAGGCCATCCCCGACCCCGGCTTTTTCGAACCCATCGCTGACGCCGCAGGCATCCACCCGACCGTCCTCTTCGTGGAGAGCGGTCTCATGTCACGCGAATCTCTTCAGTCACTGTCCGAAACTGACCGATCGCAGGTAGGGTCAGCACTCACTCCGGAAGAGGCGGCTGACGGCCTCGGCATCCAAGGCGACGTGGATCGCGAGTTCTTCTACGCCACCGTCGAGCGCCTCAAGCGCTACGAAGCCGAGGACGCCGAACGCCGCGCCAGCCGGGGAGGGACAGCAGCTCAGATGTGA
- a CDS encoding LacI family DNA-binding transcriptional regulator has product MTADDTVPASRGRVTITEIARQAGVSVPTVSRVVNGRSDVSPSTRARVEDLLRLHGYRKRRSTASAASPARASLLDLVFNDLDSPWAVEIIRGVEEVAHAAGAGTVVSAIHGRSGDAREWMRNLRSRASDGVILVTSALEPTLHEQLRILGVPLVVVDPMGSPAVDTPTIGAANWSGGLAATEHLLSLGHRRIGLIAGPPRLLCSRARFDGYRAALEAAGLTVDDSLVVPGDFRPESGFTGCTALLDLPRPPTAVFAASDQMALGAIEALRRRGLRAPEDMSVVGFDDLPEVRWSAPPLTTVRQPLADMGKLAARTVLSLARGERPDSPRVELGTELVVRSSTAAPRTAG; this is encoded by the coding sequence GTGACAGCGGACGATACGGTGCCGGCGTCCCGGGGCAGGGTCACGATCACGGAGATCGCCCGCCAGGCCGGCGTGTCGGTGCCGACCGTGTCCCGGGTGGTCAACGGCCGCTCCGACGTCTCGCCGTCGACCCGGGCCCGGGTCGAGGACCTGCTGCGGCTGCACGGCTACCGCAAGCGCCGCTCCACCGCCTCCGCCGCCTCCCCCGCCCGCGCCTCCCTGCTCGACCTGGTCTTCAACGACCTCGACAGCCCCTGGGCGGTGGAGATCATCCGAGGCGTCGAGGAGGTCGCCCACGCGGCCGGGGCGGGCACGGTGGTGTCGGCGATACACGGCCGCTCGGGCGACGCCCGCGAGTGGATGCGCAACCTGCGCTCCCGGGCCTCCGACGGCGTCATCCTCGTCACGTCGGCCCTGGAACCCACCCTGCACGAGCAGTTGCGCATCCTGGGCGTCCCGCTGGTCGTCGTCGACCCGATGGGATCCCCGGCCGTCGACACCCCGACCATCGGCGCCGCCAACTGGTCCGGCGGCCTGGCGGCCACCGAGCACCTGCTGTCGCTGGGCCACCGCAGGATCGGCCTGATCGCCGGCCCGCCCCGGCTGCTGTGCTCCCGGGCCCGCTTCGACGGCTACCGGGCCGCCCTGGAGGCCGCCGGTCTCACCGTCGACGACTCCCTCGTCGTCCCCGGCGACTTCCGCCCCGAATCGGGCTTCACCGGCTGCACCGCCCTCCTCGACCTGCCGCGACCGCCGACCGCCGTGTTCGCGGCCAGCGACCAGATGGCGCTCGGCGCGATCGAGGCGCTGCGCCGGCGCGGCCTGCGGGCGCCGGAGGACATGAGCGTGGTCGGTTTCGACGACCTTCCGGAAGTCCGCTGGTCTGCCCCGCCGTTGACCACCGTCCGCCAGCCCCTCGCCGACATGGGCAAACTCGCCGCCCGCACGGTCCTCAGCCTGGCCCGCGGCGAGCGCCCCGACTCGCCGCGGGTGGAACTGGGCACGGAACTGGTGGTGCGGTCCAGCACGGCCGCACCCAGAACAGCCGGTTAG
- a CDS encoding DNA cytosine methyltransferase, which translates to MTRRIGSLCTGYGGLDDAVQHTFGGELAWVADNDPGASAILAHHYPNVPNLGDITAVDWADVPPVDVLTMGFPCQDVSVAGQRAGLLEGNRSGVWRHCARAIQILQPSLVVIENVPGLLSSRADGYVEPCPWCLGDPGDEPPLRALGAVLADLASLGFDAEWTSLDASAVGACHKRRRVFILAWPVAWAAHATGQGLEDGRQGRPARGAEAAAHAHGDALREQPVAVPERCGAAVAGLAAAEPPADSASIGHRHPGPARERGMAAPAVTDRLATPADPAHLGLQRGGQHGDGGLDLRTTIGALTAADADREPRGERRDPASGETSGWGASAVDCGCDRAPWGKYAAAIHQWEQVMGRAAPAPVDERGRLAVPFVEWMQGCDEGHVTAVPDLSRRAMLKALGNGVISLQAAAALPLLAVRAGVAA; encoded by the coding sequence GTGACGCGGCGTATCGGCTCCCTCTGTACCGGCTACGGCGGCCTCGACGACGCCGTACAGCACACCTTCGGCGGCGAACTCGCCTGGGTCGCCGACAACGACCCCGGGGCCTCCGCCATCCTCGCCCACCACTACCCGAACGTCCCCAACCTCGGCGACATCACCGCCGTCGACTGGGCTGATGTTCCGCCCGTCGACGTCCTGACCATGGGCTTCCCCTGCCAGGACGTGTCCGTCGCCGGCCAGCGCGCCGGACTCCTCGAAGGCAACCGCTCCGGTGTGTGGCGCCACTGCGCCCGCGCCATCCAAATCCTCCAACCCTCCCTGGTGGTGATCGAGAATGTTCCCGGACTCCTCTCCTCCCGAGCCGATGGCTACGTGGAACCCTGCCCGTGGTGTTTGGGAGACCCCGGAGATGAACCTCCTCTGCGGGCACTCGGAGCCGTACTCGCAGACCTGGCCAGCCTCGGGTTCGATGCGGAGTGGACGAGTCTGGACGCGTCCGCAGTCGGGGCCTGCCACAAGCGGCGCCGTGTCTTCATCCTCGCCTGGCCCGTGGCGTGGGCTGCCCACGCCACGGGCCAGGGACTGGAAGACGGGCGGCAAGGACGGCCTGCACGAGGCGCTGAAGCTGCTGCCCACGCCCACGGCGACGCCCTACGGGAACAACCAGTCGCCGTCCCCGAACGCTGCGGTGCGGCCGTCGCTGGACTCGCTGCTGCCGAACCTCCTGCCGACTCCGCGAGCATCGGACACCGGCACCCCGGGCCGGCGCGCGAGCGAGGGATGGCGGCCCCCGCTGTCACAGATCGTCTTGCAACTCCTGCCGACCCCGCGCACCTCGGACTCCAACGGGGGGGGCAGCACGGTGACGGAGGACTCGACCTCCGCACCACCATCGGCGCCCTCACTGCTGCCGACGCCGACCGCGAACCTCGCGGTGAACGGCGGGACCCAGCATCCGGCGAAACGTCGGGCTGGGGGGCATCAGCCGTCGATTGCGGATGTGATCGAGCACCTTGGGGCAAGTACGCCGCCGCCATCCACCAGTGGGAGCAGGTGATGGGGCGCGCCGCGCCGGCTCCGGTCGACGAACGCGGCCGTCTGGCGGTGCCGTTCGTCGAGTGGATGCAGGGCTGCGACGAAGGCCATGTCACCGCCGTGCCGGATCTGTCCCGCAGGGCGATGCTGAAGGCGCTCGGCAACGGCGTCATCTCCCTCCAGGCCGCGGCGGCTCTCCCGCTGCTGGCCGTGCGGGCGGGGGTGGCGGCATGA
- a CDS encoding helix-turn-helix domain-containing protein, with protein MTASRARDAALARDLYESGHTIHYVAGLLGRSYGGTRDLLILAGTTLRSQGARRRQPA; from the coding sequence ATGACCGCCTCCCGTGCCCGTGACGCTGCTCTGGCCCGCGACTTGTACGAGTCGGGTCACACGATCCACTACGTCGCCGGACTCCTCGGCCGCTCGTACGGCGGGACCCGTGACCTGCTGATTCTCGCCGGAACGACGCTCCGATCCCAAGGCGCACGCCGCCGACAGCCCGCCTGA
- a CDS encoding recombinase family protein, which produces MPFAPEYLHMVFPGVTFHAWLYGRNSDDVMKTGDSVEDQLATGRTLCDRHNWPIVREFKDTGISASRHGRKTRDDFEDLLATITSTPPAPTVRRIVVAYEASRYYRDLEAYVRLRNACLAGNALLCYNGQVYDLSRRDDRKATAMHAVDAEDEAEGIRDRNLRTATLQAEEGLPHGKLPYGYLRDYAVVGGRKRCVRQYEHPVQGPVVVKALELIDAGDSMLSVVRWLNSRPEAARPNGKPWSGIAARRVLLNRRYLGERLHLGEYRKGSWDPLKGLETPDGRAMFNRVTAKLTDPARRTQRGTEVAHLLSFIGLCGACGDHALLTTYPHGSGSHIVLGCKDARNVGIREDVADAYVEEAVLAWFSHKDVSRAALVPDSSDMERKTATAQRLINGYEEQLCEARQLAKTFDMETGRPKLTAAALADMEQAIGPLLDAERKKLTDFTGVSPLLLRLLTADDPDLVWNGRPETDGGAEILGLSLEQKREVIRKVVTVRINRASRMGVRRLEPGRITLSFVGTPGFRDRPLRAPVSVPVDGQAPAGGTG; this is translated from the coding sequence ATGCCGTTCGCACCTGAGTACCTGCACATGGTCTTCCCCGGAGTCACGTTCCACGCATGGCTCTACGGCCGCAACAGCGACGACGTCATGAAGACCGGCGACTCCGTCGAAGACCAACTCGCCACCGGACGAACCCTCTGCGACCGCCACAACTGGCCCATCGTCCGCGAGTTCAAAGACACCGGCATCTCCGCCAGCCGCCACGGCCGCAAGACCCGCGACGACTTCGAAGACCTACTCGCCACCATCACGAGCACACCGCCGGCGCCGACCGTGCGCCGCATCGTGGTCGCCTATGAAGCATCCCGCTATTACCGCGACCTCGAGGCGTACGTCCGGCTGCGGAACGCCTGCCTCGCTGGCAACGCCCTGCTCTGCTACAACGGCCAGGTCTACGACTTGAGTAGGCGGGACGACCGCAAAGCCACCGCCATGCACGCCGTGGATGCCGAAGACGAAGCTGAAGGCATCCGCGACCGTAACCTGCGCACAGCGACCCTTCAGGCCGAAGAGGGTCTGCCACACGGGAAGCTGCCCTACGGCTACTTGCGTGACTACGCGGTGGTCGGTGGCCGCAAGCGCTGCGTCCGCCAGTACGAACACCCAGTCCAGGGCCCCGTTGTGGTCAAAGCACTGGAGCTCATCGACGCCGGCGACTCGATGCTGTCCGTCGTCCGTTGGCTGAACTCCCGGCCCGAAGCCGCGCGACCTAATGGCAAGCCGTGGAGCGGCATCGCTGCGCGCCGTGTGCTCCTCAACCGCCGCTACCTCGGCGAGCGCCTGCACCTGGGTGAATACCGCAAGGGCTCCTGGGATCCGCTGAAGGGCCTCGAAACCCCCGATGGACGGGCCATGTTCAACCGGGTCACAGCCAAGCTCACCGACCCCGCCCGCCGGACGCAGCGCGGCACGGAGGTCGCACACCTGCTGTCGTTCATCGGGCTGTGCGGCGCGTGCGGAGACCACGCTCTCCTCACCACCTACCCGCACGGGAGCGGCAGCCACATCGTGCTCGGCTGCAAGGACGCCCGCAATGTGGGCATCAGGGAAGACGTGGCGGACGCCTACGTCGAAGAGGCGGTCCTCGCCTGGTTCAGCCACAAGGACGTCTCACGAGCTGCCCTTGTACCGGACAGCAGCGACATGGAGAGGAAGACAGCCACAGCGCAGCGGCTCATCAACGGATACGAGGAACAGTTGTGCGAGGCGCGCCAGTTGGCGAAGACCTTCGACATGGAAACCGGCCGGCCCAAGCTGACGGCTGCGGCACTGGCGGACATGGAGCAGGCGATCGGGCCGCTGCTAGATGCGGAGCGGAAGAAGCTCACAGATTTCACGGGAGTGTCGCCGCTGTTGCTGCGCCTGTTGACTGCCGATGACCCGGACTTGGTGTGGAACGGGCGGCCAGAAACGGATGGCGGGGCGGAGATTCTTGGCCTGTCGCTGGAGCAGAAGCGCGAAGTGATCAGGAAGGTGGTGACGGTGCGGATCAACCGGGCCAGCCGGATGGGTGTTCGCCGCCTAGAGCCGGGCCGGATCACGCTGTCGTTCGTGGGGACACCGGGATTCAGGGACCGCCCACTTCGTGCCCCCGTGAGCGTTCCCGTTGACGGGCAGGCTCCTGCTGGGGGAACGGGATGA
- a CDS encoding helix-turn-helix domain-containing protein, with product MSKESPSTSDNPCQPPREGGDYVFRLDVSKLLEATKTRGDTSNAAIHRRTGIAESSVSRILRGEAQPDLNSAMRLAEEYDIDLRHVIKRVPIEAAA from the coding sequence GTGAGCAAGGAATCGCCTTCCACCAGCGACAACCCCTGCCAACCCCCCAGAGAAGGAGGTGACTACGTGTTCCGCCTTGACGTCTCCAAGCTCCTCGAAGCCACCAAGACCCGCGGCGACACCAGCAACGCAGCGATCCACCGCCGTACCGGAATCGCTGAATCGTCCGTATCCCGCATCCTGCGCGGCGAAGCCCAACCTGACCTGAACTCGGCCATGCGCCTCGCCGAGGAATATGACATCGACCTGCGCCACGTCATCAAGCGCGTGCCCATCGAGGCCGCCGCATGA
- a CDS encoding DUF5999 family protein — translation MCQHQPACPTATSADRESARLVAHHPEQGWSLLCNGVLLFEDTGELLPDGQVIAPHRVVTAA, via the coding sequence ATGTGCCAGCACCAGCCAGCGTGCCCGACAGCGACGTCAGCCGACCGGGAGTCCGCCCGTCTCGTGGCACACCATCCGGAACAGGGCTGGAGCCTGCTGTGCAACGGCGTCCTGCTCTTCGAGGACACCGGTGAGCTCCTGCCCGACGGCCAGGTCATCGCCCCCCACCGGGTCGTGACCGCCGCCTGA
- a CDS encoding recombination directionality factor, with protein MGSRIRTAQKQARELGRLRTGYSIPNQDPKKRPRPVKSKTWVISSHAEHYVTAAADAWGGKVERWQPQGNGAPQFRVITEAELIEAILPPGDPLSQANEMWNKGGCVRRCDGETEQISRHPCLCLAEHGPEWHLLRQDLYTKDKVCAATSRLNVVLPDMPDVGVWRVETHSWYAANELAGTVDMVLSGTGGKGLVPVTLRIEPRTRVAGGLTKQFPVVVVEIRGVTTRQALTGPLPTAVALDPTGTRAVAAIEAPRPDYLADAAAALTVDDVQDVYRAAHAAGHLTDDLIAALKVRADEVKAEESKRVNGTDEDGPDDEGVYPAEVVDDGPREPATWPAAALPGSK; from the coding sequence ATGGGCTCCCGAATCCGCACCGCGCAGAAGCAAGCCCGCGAACTGGGCCGCCTGCGCACCGGCTACAGCATCCCCAACCAGGACCCGAAGAAGCGGCCCCGGCCGGTCAAGTCGAAGACGTGGGTAATCAGCAGCCACGCCGAGCACTACGTGACCGCCGCGGCCGACGCCTGGGGCGGCAAGGTCGAGCGCTGGCAGCCGCAGGGCAACGGCGCCCCTCAGTTCCGTGTGATCACTGAGGCCGAACTGATTGAGGCAATCCTCCCGCCCGGCGACCCGCTGTCGCAGGCCAACGAGATGTGGAACAAGGGCGGCTGCGTCCGCCGCTGCGACGGCGAGACCGAGCAGATCAGTCGCCACCCGTGCCTGTGCCTCGCCGAGCACGGCCCGGAATGGCACCTGCTGCGCCAGGACCTGTACACGAAAGACAAGGTGTGCGCCGCCACCTCCCGGCTGAACGTCGTCCTGCCGGACATGCCCGACGTCGGTGTATGGCGGGTGGAGACGCACTCCTGGTATGCGGCGAACGAACTCGCGGGCACCGTCGACATGGTGCTGTCCGGCACTGGCGGCAAGGGCCTGGTCCCGGTGACCCTGCGGATTGAGCCGCGGACTCGGGTGGCGGGCGGGCTGACGAAGCAGTTCCCGGTGGTCGTCGTCGAGATCAGGGGTGTCACCACGCGGCAGGCCCTGACCGGGCCGCTGCCCACTGCGGTCGCGCTGGACCCGACCGGCACGCGGGCGGTCGCCGCGATCGAAGCTCCGCGGCCGGACTACCTCGCTGATGCGGCGGCCGCGCTGACGGTCGACGACGTGCAGGACGTGTACCGGGCCGCGCACGCGGCCGGGCATCTCACGGACGACCTGATCGCGGCGCTGAAGGTGCGCGCGGACGAGGTCAAGGCGGAGGAGAGCAAGCGCGTCAACGGCACCGACGAGGACGGTCCGGACGACGAGGGCGTGTACCCCGCCGAGGTCGTCGACGACGGCCCCCGCGAGCCGGCCACTTGGCCCGCTGCCGCCCTGCCCGGCAGCAAGTAA